The genome window ATGGCCGTTAAAGTGTTGTTTGAATTGCAAAGAAAATATCCCAATGCTTCTTTAACTATGGTGGGCCCTGACAAAGATGGTAGTTTACAAACCACAAAAGCATTTGCTGAATCTGTTGGGGTTGCAGTAAATTTTACAGGACAATTAGCAAAAGAAGATTGGTGGCAGTTGGCCTCAGAACACAATATTTTTATCAATACCACTCATTTTGATAATACGCCTGTTAGTGTTATGGAAGCGATGGCTTTAGGTTTGCCAGTTGTGAGTACTAATGTAGGTGGTATTCCTTATTTACTTACAGATAAAGAAAATGCTTTATTGGTTAACGATAATGATGTTGTTACAATGACAACCGCTATTTGTAGTTTATTAGATAATCAAGAAAAAACCAAAGCTTTAGCCTTAAATGCACGTAACTTTATCGAACAGATGGATTGGAATGTAGTGAAAGAGGATTGGAAGCAGGTTTTGAGGTAAAAGGGAGAGTATTTTTGTTTCAGGTTTCAAGTTTCAAGTTTTTTGGAACACAGATTGGAGAAATCTTTAAAATTTAATATTACTATTTCAATAAATTTTTAAGGATGATTTCGTGGTTTCTTTTAAATTCGTTACTTTGCGTTAGAATTATAAACGAATGAGTGCCTCTCAAAAAATACATTTTGAAATTTCAGAACGCAAAATCTTATTGCGTGTCATGGATGTATTTTTTACTTTAATGACTTTAGCATTAATTGGACATTATACAAAATTTGATTATTTCAGAATATCCCAAACCAATTTTTACTGGACAATCGTTTTAGCTCTTTATTTGGTTTTTTTCGGGACAATTTTCGAAATGTATAATTTACAAACCGCAAGTAACCGATTTCAAATATCTAAAAGTATTATTTTAACAACTTCTGTAACTGTTTTACTTTATTTGTTAACTCCTTTTTATACTCCTGTTTTGCCTTCTAATCGTTTCCAAATTATTCTGTTTTTCTTTTCTATTTTAATTTCATTGTCCATTTGGCGTTATACTTACATTATTTTTTTGGCTTCCAATCGATTTATGAAAAAAGTACTTTTTGTAGGAAGTAGTAAAGAAGTGGATGGTTTGGTGAGGGAACTAGCAAAATTTAATCCACATTATAAAGTAGTAGGTTATGTTGCAGTAAATGAGGAACCTGATGATACTCAAGTCGAACGTGTACTAGATTCTGATTTGGATGATTTTGTGTACCAAAATTACATTTCTGAAATCGTAGTAGCTAATGTTAAAAATAAATTAACCTCGGTTGATTTGTATAATAAGTTACTTCGACTACTTGAAAAAGGTATTGTAATTAGAAAGTACAATCAAGTTTATGAATACAGTACGTATCGATTGCCTATTCATTTTGAAGATCGAGAATTGTATAAGTTTTTCCCGTTTAGTAGAAGCAATCAAAACAAATTGTATGTGTATTACAGCCGTTTTTTTGATATTGTTTTTTCGCTAGTTGGATTAATTGGTTTTTTTATATTGGCACCTTTTTTATGGATTATCAATCTTTTTGTTAATAAGGGAAGTTTTTTTTATGCACAAGAACGCGTAGGTAAAAACGGAGTTCCATTTACGATTTACAAGATGAGAACCATGGTACAAAATGCCGAAGAAAACGGAGCTGTTTTTGCAACAACTAATGATAGTCGAATTACTCCTTTTGGAAAATTTCTTAGAAAAACAAGATTAGACGAATTGCCTCAATTTATCAATGTATTGAAAGGGGATATGGCCATTATCGGTCCTCGACCAGAACGTCCTATTTTTGTGGAGCAAATAGCAGCCTCAATTCCTTTATATCAAACGCGTCACGTTATTAAACCAGGGCTTACAGGTTGGGCACAAGTGAATTATCCTTACGGTTCTAATTTAGAAGACAGTTTAATGAAACTTCGTTACGATTTGTATTATATCAAACATCGTAGCTTGTTTTTAGATATCAATATTGTTGTGAAAACAATGAGTACAGTTTTGTTTTTTAGAGGACAGTAATTAGTTTTCAGTAGTCAGTTTTATTAGCGTGCTAGATTTGATTTCTTAATTTGCAAAATGATTTTTCCTATCCAATAAAAATGTAAG of Flavobacterium channae contains these proteins:
- a CDS encoding sugar transferase translates to MSASQKIHFEISERKILLRVMDVFFTLMTLALIGHYTKFDYFRISQTNFYWTIVLALYLVFFGTIFEMYNLQTASNRFQISKSIILTTSVTVLLYLLTPFYTPVLPSNRFQIILFFFSILISLSIWRYTYIIFLASNRFMKKVLFVGSSKEVDGLVRELAKFNPHYKVVGYVAVNEEPDDTQVERVLDSDLDDFVYQNYISEIVVANVKNKLTSVDLYNKLLRLLEKGIVIRKYNQVYEYSTYRLPIHFEDRELYKFFPFSRSNQNKLYVYYSRFFDIVFSLVGLIGFFILAPFLWIINLFVNKGSFFYAQERVGKNGVPFTIYKMRTMVQNAEENGAVFATTNDSRITPFGKFLRKTRLDELPQFINVLKGDMAIIGPRPERPIFVEQIAASIPLYQTRHVIKPGLTGWAQVNYPYGSNLEDSLMKLRYDLYYIKHRSLFLDINIVVKTMSTVLFFRGQ